The window ATTCAAAAGAAGATGCTAAGCATTTTATTAAAGAAGTCGGGAGTTTGTGGAATGTATCTTTAACCTTTGACAGCAGCAAAATAGTAGATATTTTAAAAGAGAAACATTTTGATTTTGTAATTATCGATGCAGAATCAGGCGGCCTTTTTCTACCCGATACCCTTGAATTAATCAAAAACGAATTTCCACATATTCATATATTTATTATAATACATTGTAAACAAAATGATTTACAATACAATCTATTAAATTCCCATGTATCGGAAGTTTTTGAAATTCCAAAAGATTTTAAGGGGATATACGACAAAATAGAAAATTTCTTTCCGGAAGAACTGTGCAAAGAAAAAACACCGGCCTACACAAAAGAAGACGAAAATATACAAATAATAAAAAAAGAAATAATCGGCATCAGTAAGGAAATCTGCGAGCTTAGGGAATTTATCTACAGAGCAGCCAACTCAAACCTGCCGGTGCTCCTATCCGGAGAAACAGGAGTAGGAAAAGGGGTGACAGCAAATTTAATACATAGGCTATCTCAGGTCAAAAACAAAAAATTCCTGCCGATAAACGTCAGCTGCATACCGGAATCATTGGCAGAATCTTTTTTGTTCGGCACTGAAGAAGGAAGCTTTACCGGCGCAGTTAAAAAAGAAGGAGCTTTTTTTGAAGCCTCCGGCGGCACAATCTTTTTAGACGAAATGGAAACCCTTTCACCGGATATCCAGGCAAAACTTCTGCATGTCTTGGAATCAGGTCTTATAAGACCCGTCGGCTCGACAAAATCAAAGCAGGTTGAATTCCGTTTAATAGCAGCGGCAAACGAAGATTTACAAAAAATGATTGACGAAAAAAAATTCCGCCAAGACCTCTACTATAGACTTCATGTTCTGCACCATGAAATACCGCCTCTGCGGAACAGAAAAGAAGACATAAAATACATCGCTCAAGCCTATCTTACCAAGGCAGAAAAAACTATAAGCGACAGGGCACAAGCAAAACTTAATTTTCACAACTGGCCCGGAAACATAAGAGAATTATACAACTGTCTGGACAGGGCCTGTAATCTTGCCGGAGACGGAGAAAAAATAGAAAACCGCCATATAAAATTCTAGTCGTTTTCAGCCGGCTTTTGGGTTTGGTGAATTCCCTTTCCTTTTAGACAAACCGTACCGTCTTTTATAATTATTTGCCCCAATACATTTACCGGTCTATCCGGATCTATTTTTGACACAAAATCACAAAAAACAGGAACAACACCTTCAAGGATTTGCTTTGTATCGTAACCGACCAAAAGGTTAAAGGCTGTACTATATGTACCGGTTTGTATATTGGCAGGCATTCCCTTCCATACTACCCAGCAATCAAGATAAAGAAGGGGCTCCTGTTTTACCTGAGCATAAGAATAAATATCCTGTATATTATCAAAGCCGGGCTCTTCAAAATAATCCATCAAAAGCCTGGATTTTTGTTTTATCGAAAAAGAAGCATTAGATGAAAGAAGCCTGTTTATCTCAACTTGAGCAGCATTATCTCTATGAGCATTAAAATAGGTTTGAGCATCCGAATACGCTTTTAATATTTGGCTTTGAGTCAATACATAAATATATGAGCCTTCCATGTCGACAGCATACTTTCTTTCATTACTGTCCAATTTAAATTCTTCTAAATTAGCCCTTCCGCTGTCTGAAAAATTCCTTGTTTTAGTTATGTACGGCACAATAAAAACAAAAGAAATTATCGAAATACCTAAAACAAGAGCAACGGCAATACTTCTTCCTTTTTTTTCTTCATGCCCCGGTCTGGGGAAAAGAGTTTTTATTTTACCTGACTGAACAAAATTGCCTAATTTTTCGGGCGAATTATTTTTGCGAATAATGTCCAAACCTTTTTTTGCAAGTTTACAATTAGGGTTGTGTTCAAGAGCTTGTAAATAGTATTCTACGGCCTCTGTTGTAAGAGAGCGTCTCAAGGCCATAGCAGCATAGGTTGACAGCAAGTCGGAATCCGTCGGTTTTATTTGTCTGGCTCTTAAAAAATAATCCATAGCACCCTGGATATCACCTACATGAAAAGACGCCAAACCTAAATAAAAATGAAAGGCAAAAGAGTCCCTGTATTCAACAACATGAGGCTCCAATAAAGAGATAACATCATTGTATTTCTTTTTAGATAATAATTTTTTACCTTGATCTACAACGGAAATAGCCATTTTTTATTCCTGTATATTTTGTATTGCATTATCTGTCTGTTTTATTAAATCTTCAATATATTCATCGGAAGCCATATCGGGATTTGATTCAACTTCAAGAATTTTATCCAATAAGGCTTGTATATATTGGTAATCTTTTTCATTTTTAGGGGGTTCGGCTTTATCCTGAGGAACAGGGCTATTAGTCTTATCGGACACATCCTCTTTTACAGAAGTGTTTTTCTTTCGTAAAAAGTCATAACAACCTATAAACATTGTTACCTTTAAGCTGTCACTGTTCTCCAATACCTCGTTAGGCCAAACAAAAAGCAAGGCTGAATCATTATGCGAATATTGGGTACTAAATAATCTTCCCTGAACTGCTTTAGGCAGCCACTTAATACTTTGAAGTCTTTCCCAGTTGGCAACATAAATTTGAGCCGGTATTTTGGCTTCGGAATGATTGAGTAAAAATAAACAGGCTAAATCGGAATTTGCAGAAATAATGGCAGAATCTTTTTCAAATTTAGGTTCTAAAACCGTTTCTCTAAAAATTCCCGTTCTTAAATCGGTATAAAGGGGAATTTTTCGGTCTTCTCCGAGCTTAGTGTCAAAAAGAGCCTTTAATGCAAATTCTGCCGTACTACCGCTTGTATTTTCAACTATAGTTTCAATCTTTAAAAGAGGGCCGCCGGTACCGTAAGTTTGTTCTGTAAACGATAATTTTTGAGTAACATAAAAAGAATCATCAAAATCATATACGATTTTTATTGAATCTCCGTCAGCTTCAATGGTAACGGGCTTTCCTACTCTCTTTTTTAATTCATAGACCTTATTATCCTTATAAACATAGAATTTATTGGTACGGCCTAGGGACCTATCATCATAAAGAGGAGTATATTTTCCCTTTCCTCTGATAGAAAGATTATAAAGACAAAAATTTCCCGTCTTTCTAAAAACCACCAACTTAAGATTATCTTTTAAAAGTTCGTAATCAGGCAGTGATTTAGCATGTAAAAAAAATGTTGTCAAACCTAATAATAAAATCGTAAAATATCTTTTTACTTTCATTGACCGTTTCCCTCCAGAAGTTGGTTATACATACTCTGCAAAATTTTAGCTTTTTTTATTAAAGCCTCAATTGCAGCTCGTTTGGCTTTTGGATCGGAGTAATCTGCAGCAGGAGTTTCCCCATCCGCAGCCATCTCTGAAGTGTATTTAGCATCCATTTTTGCTAAGGTTGCCAAAAGCTCTTGATTTTTTAACTCAAGCATTACAAGTTGGTCATGCAGTTCTTCATTATGCTTCCTTTCCATTTTTAGCTGCTCTGAAAGCTCGGCAATTCTCATATCTCCGCCGGCATCGGAAGACTGCCTCTGATATGCAGCAATCGTTTGCTCATAAATTTTTTTATTTTTTTCCGATTCTTCGGAAAGCTTTAAAAGTTCCTCATGACTTATTTTTAAAAGTTTTAAAAGCTCATCCTGTGTAGAAGCTTGATCTATAAGGGCTATCTTATATCGGGAAGGTTCAACCTTGGCTGAAGATGGATAATCTATTATAACGCGCGAAAAAATAGTTCTTGCATCTTTTAGGCGTCCTACCATGTAGAGATTTTCTCCTATCCAGTAATAAGCCGAGGCGGTTTGTCTGTGGTTCGGATATTTTCTTAAAAAGCCGTATAAAATATTTATGGACTGATCATGCTTTGCAGACAGGCAGCATATTCTTCCCTGTTGATAAATCACCTCTGCGGCTTTAGAACTGTTTGGGAATCGTTTTAAAAAAGTCTCAATATCGTTTAGGGCAACCGTATAATTACGGGCAGAGGCATTTGCCATTATGAGCCAATATAGCGGCTCATCCAAAGAATTTTTTGAAACTTCCATTGCCTTTTGAAAAGAAAAGAGAGCAGACGACCAGTCAGACCGGGCATAGGCATCTAAGCCGGATGACATATAATCGGCGTAATTTTGTGTAAAGGCATTTACAGTAAAAAGTAAAAAAAATAAAATTAAAATTTTTTTCATATTCTTAAATCTCCCGAAAAGAAAGCTGAACCGGACACAATTACGTCGGCACCGGCATCAATAACCGACCCCACATTTTTTGAATCGATCCCGCCATCGACAGAAATTAAATAATTATAGTTTTTTTCTTCGCGTAATGACCTTAGCCGCTTAACTTTTTCTAAACAATAAGGTATAAGCTTTTGTCCTCCGAATCCGGGATTAACACTCATAACCAAGATAAGATCGGCCAGGGGAGCTATTTCTTCAAGTATTCCGACGGGCGTGCTCGGTACGATGCTTACTCCGGCCTTCATCCCGTGAGAACGGATATCGGCAATAAGTCTGTCTGCATGAATAGATGCTTCAGCATGAAAGGTAAAATAATCCGCACCTGCATCTGCAAAGGCCGAGACTAAATTTTCGGGATTATTAACCATTAGATGCACATCAAAAACAAGCTTGGAACAGGGGCGTATAGATTTTACTACCGGAGCTCCAAAGGTTAAATTAGGCACAAACTGCCCGTCCATAACATCTATGTGAACCCAATCGCCGCCGTGCTTCTCTATAAAGGCCAATTCTTCACCTAATTTTGAAAAATCCGCACTTAAAAGCGAAGGACTTAATTTAAAACACCTATCCATATATACCATATTAGCAAACAAATGAATATATGTAAATAGGTAAATAGTAAAAATCAGTAAGTACTATCGTCCATATTCATAAAGTCCTCTCTGACCTTTTGAAGACGGAGAAGCTCCCTTTTTATAGTCCTCTCATAGTTTAAGTCTCCGGAAGCAATGCGGGCTCTTTCATTTTCCCAAAAAGGAAGGCTGTCTAAAAATAAGAATTGGAATTCTCTCATATTGGCTTTTTCCGCCCATAGCTTCGCTTCATGCCAATAAACAAGGGCTGTTTCATAGAATTCTTCGGCCTTAGACAGGCTTTCTATATTTTGTTCTTTCCAAGGATAATTGTAAAAGTATGCAGCCTGTTTATCGTATTTACTTCCCAATCTTAAATGCTGCTCGACCATTTTAAGGTTGAGGTGCATCATAAACATGTACCGATATTTTTCCCATTCTTTTTTGGTAGTAATCTTTCCTAGAGCATGGAGGGGATTACAAAAATCGGCGTTTATAGCCCTTTCAAGCCAATAAATATTTTCGACGATATCATCGGGATCTTGCTCGTAATGAATATGGTAGAGCTTATAATATTGCTCTTTATATTCTACAAAATAAGGAAAAACCTGACCGGAGAAAATAAAAAAACATAAAATTACAAAAAAGAAGAATCGCCTTTTCATCGATTATATTTTCGGCAAATCTTTTAGGATACTCCATAATTTCTCGTGAATTTCTTCAATTTGTTCAACAGCGTTAATTATGACTATGTTCATATTGGGTTCTTTTAGCCTGTACTCATCTATAATTTTCTTATACTCGTCCTGAACCTTGTATTGAAAAGTTTTTTCTTCGTATATTTCGAGAACATTACTGCGCCCCATTACCCGATTCATGGAAATATCTACGGGCAGATCAAAAAAGAATAGAAATTCAGGCAGGGGAAAACCATCGTTTTGAAGTTTTGCAAGATCGGCAGCTCCTGCAGCAGTTTGATAGGCAAGGCTCGAAAAAACATACCTATCCGAAAAAACGGCCCTTCCATCATTTACCTGTTTAAGAATACCTTGTAAGCCGTAAATATGCTCGCAGCGGTCAGCTGCAAATAAACGGGTCATCGTTTCAGGGGCAAGCTTAAACGAACCTTGAAGAGCCGAACGGATTAAAGTTCCTATGGGGCCCGATGTGGGCTCTTGTGTAAACGAAACAAGGGAGCTCTTATCTTCAGACTCAAACCTTTCCTTTAAAAGCCTTATCTGGCTCGTAGTCCCTGAGCCGTCTATACCTTCAAATACAACAAAGTTGGGTAATATCATGAGGCCTATCATAACATTTTTTTTTTTGATATAATAGTAGGCTGGTGGAAAATATAAAAAAAAGGCGCATAATAGAAATTATCGTTTTTCTCGCAATAGTTGTAAGCTCATTGATAGTTTTTTATCCGGCAGCCAAAGCACTGGAAAAGCAGCTGGTATATGTAAGGGACAAACTTATCAAAACTGTGGAAGACGAATTTGAAATAAAAATCACCTATGAATCCATATCACCTTCCTTTTTTGATAGAATAAAAATACGGGATGTTACTATTTACAACGCTGCAACAAACGAAAAAATAGCTCATTTTTCGTTACTTTATATAGACTACAGACTTATCTCTCTAATAAAAAAAGATTTTACATCCGTAATTGCCTCCTTAGGCGTTTATGACGGAATTATAGACTTTAACATTGAAAAAAATAAAAATATTTTAGCGAAATTAAACATTGAAGAAAATGCCGTAGATAAAACGGTAAAAGATCGAAAGAAAGATGAGAGTACCGAATCTTCGTTAGATATATCGACAATTATTGAAGCGGGTTCACAAAAAATTAAAAATACAAAACCCATAAAACTCGAGTTAAAAAATATTGCTTTAAACTACAGCAATAAAAATTCAAATATAGATTTTTATACCTCAAGCGGAAAACTTACGTTGGATTCCGGTAAAATTGACGTTTATATAAATTCAAATCTTAGATATAGTAATTTTATGCAAACAAATTTTCCGGACTTAAGCACACTCATAAATATAAACGGTTCGTTTTATCCCGGCAATATGTCGGCCTCGTCGATACTAAACTTTTCGGATATAAGACTGGGAAATATTTATATCGATAAATTTTCTCTATTTGCATCATACCTAGACAAGACGGCATCCATTACAACCATGCAAGATATTCAGCCTATTGACGTAAAAGGTTCTTGGAATCTGGCTGAAAATGCAGGCAGCATAAATCTTGAGTGTAATGACCTAAAACCTTTGTCAGTTGTCTCCTCTTCCGAAAGAATGGATATTCTTAAAGAATTAAAGGATACCGCTTTTACAGGACAGTTTAATTTAACCTTTGCCAGGCCTGAAAAACTCCTGTGGGATACGGCTTTTTCGATTAAACTGCCGAAATTTCAAATAGCCGGCAACAAAATCGAAAAATCCATACTCAGCTTTAAAGCCGATGGAAACAACGACCTTATAAACCTTAAAAACTTAAAATTAACTAACTCCGATATAAATTTATCTGCCCAAGGCTCTTACAAAATAAAAGAAATTTTACCTAATTTTTATTTAAATATTTCAAAATTTAAATTACCATCGGGCGAAAATATGGCTATGAACCTAAACGTCTCTTCAAATAAAAATAAAATATTTTTAAAAATTCCCCGTGCCGATATCGGAAAGGCCTCGTTAGAAAACATACAGGGCTTATTTGAGAAAAAAACGGGCAAAACGGATATATATCTTTCCGGAAAAGATCCTAGCGGAGGTTTCAGCATTGACGGAACATGGACTCATCCTTCAAAAAACGGATCATCCGGCAAAAATAAAGGTTATTTAGAGCTTCATGGAACTATAGACAGCATAAGTATTGAAAACATTTACAATGGAGCGGTTTCTGTTACTGAATTAACAGTACCTATGCAAAAATTATTGGAGACTTCAATCTCACCCGTTCAAATGACAAGCGAATTTTATATATCAAGCGACTTTGAACACTTTTCGTATAATATAATACAGGCTGTTCTTGCATCAAAATCTAAAAACGGATTTTACAGCTTGTTTTCTCTGCAAGGGAATGAATCTTCTCTTAACATAAGCGACATCGATGTTCTTTTTAATAATATGAATCTACGAGGAAACATAAATTCAGCCTTTGAAAAAGACAGTATGATTTTTGATTCACTTTTAACCTTAAACGATATAAGCTATAAGGTTTCAGGCCTCTTGACTGATGAAATGATAAGCATTTACGGAGATTATGATATAAACGTAAATATTCTAAAGAATGTCGAAAAAAAATTAAAAGGAACTATACAGGTAAAAGAACTTCCCGTGCCGTTTATCGATTCTCTTTTTTCTGCCGATACTTCTTTTGAATATGACAATAATAAAGATTGGGAGCTTACCTGCAATTATGCAAAATTGGAATATCTTGGAACCGATATTACAAAAACCGATGAAGGCCTTGAATTTTATGCGGAAGGCTATGCAAAACCTACAGAAGTTTTTTTTCATAACGTAAAAGCAGGAATAAAAAATAAGCAGCTTGAAGGCACTGCAGCTATTAATTTAATTCCCTCTTCAGATAAAAATATTAGTCAATATGCAACTAATCTTTCTCTCTTAGATAAAAATAAAACTGAGAGCTTTATTTTCAATTCACTATTTACGCTTTCGGATAAAATTTACTTTGACGGAACATGTAATATAAAGGATATATCTCTTAACCGTTTTTTTAAAAAACAAAAACCTGAAAATAAAATAGGCGCAGAATTTATATTTTTGGGGAATAAGGATTCTCTTTCGGTAAAAGCCGACGTAAAAAATATATCGTTTAATCTAAACGGTCAAAATCTTGAGGGAAAGGCATCTGCCTTTATCGATAACGATAAGATGAATCTTTACGAATCATCCTTTAAATGGGGAATCCATAAGATTGATAATATTGAAGCTTTTATAAATCCTTCAGAGCAAAAAGGTGCTCTTACATTTTTATATGAAGCAGAAACAAAAAAGCAAGACAATCAAGAAAATCCGGATACAAAAGCTTCTTTTTCTTTTAATTTTACCTCTACGGCAGATAAAAAAAATACGGAAAGCCAAAACATAATCGAAAACACTATCGGTTTGACTTCTCATTTTAATATTGACATGAAAATATCCGATTGGATCCTCGCCGGTCAAAAAGGAGAAGGAAGCATCAAGGCTTCATTGGTAAAAGAACCAAATATTATAGCCCTGTATGCCGGTAACAATGACGAAATATACGGTTTTAAAACAGATGACGGGCTCGTGTCCCTCCATATAGACGAATCTTTGCCGTTCCATTTAAACATTGATGGTAACCTGTCACAGGATAATATAAATCTTTCCGTATCAAATATAGGTATCGATCTTGCAAAGGTAATAAACCTTATACCCAATAATAATATTATCAAATTTTCAGGCGGCAATGTTCAAGGCGATCTCCAAATAAGCGGCACTCAAAAAGATCCTCTGTTTTACGGAACCCTTAAAGGAGAAGAGCTTTTCTGCACATCGCCGGGCTATTCTCCCGATACCTATGGCCCTGTCGACATTCCCATACAATTTGACGGAACCCTTATATCCGTACCATATACTATTCTACATGGAAAAATCGGAAGCCTATGGGGTGAGGCTTCATCGGAATTTATAGGATGGATTCCATATTATACCACTGTAAACTGCGGAGTTCTTGAAAATACACAGGCCTTGATAAAAACAAAAAATATAGCCTTTCATGCGGACGGAAGAGCTGAAGGCAAAATAAAACTTGAAATAAACCCTGAACTTATTACCCTTGAAGGCGATGCATATTTCGATAAGGGCTATTTTTCGGTTCCGTTTGCAGATCTGCAAAAACAAAGCGAACGAACATCAGCCGGCAGCATCCACCCCGCTTTTTACATGAATTTAAATTTAAATTTGGGGAAAAAATCCGAATTTAGGTATCCATCAACGGAATTACCTGTTTTAAGAGCCCTAGCTTATACCGAAAATGAGCCTTTTAACCTAAACCTCGATACAAGTACGGGAAAATTTGAAATGTCGGGATCTGCAAAAATTCGTACAGGCGAAATATTCTATATAAAAAGAAACTTCTATATAAAAGAAGGAGAATTAAAAATTCTTAACTCGCCTTTTCAGCAAATTGAACCCATAATATCGGTAAGAGCAGAAATAAAGGATAAAATGGCCGACGGCCAGCCCCTTACAATAAATTTGACGGCAAAAGATCAGCATCTTGACCTTGAACGGTTTAGACCGGTAATCACAACCTCCCCCCCAATGGCTATGTCGGATTCCGATACAATGAACTTGATGGGGCAGGTTGCCTTAGGAGATTTGAAAAACGGCAACATTTTAAAAGAAACGCTCCGCAATACCTCGGATATTTTAACAAATATAGGTATCATGAAGAAAGTTGAACAAGAAGTCAGAGACTTTCTACATGTAGATGTATTTTCCTTAAGAAGTCTACTTATACAAAATGTTATTTTGGAAAATTTATTTAGATCTTCAAAGGATAAGCCATTGACAATCGGTAACTATTTTGATAATACAAGTGTTTACATTGGTAAGTATTTCG of the Treponema denticola ATCC 35405 genome contains:
- a CDS encoding sigma 54-interacting transcriptional regulator, whose amino-acid sequence is MKDCVYSAYSKEDAKHFIKEVGSLWNVSLTFDSSKIVDILKEKHFDFVIIDAESGGLFLPDTLELIKNEFPHIHIFIIIHCKQNDLQYNLLNSHVSEVFEIPKDFKGIYDKIENFFPEELCKEKTPAYTKEDENIQIIKKEIIGISKEICELREFIYRAANSNLPVLLSGETGVGKGVTANLIHRLSQVKNKKFLPINVSCIPESLAESFLFGTEEGSFTGAVKKEGAFFEASGGTIFLDEMETLSPDIQAKLLHVLESGLIRPVGSTKSKQVEFRLIAAANEDLQKMIDEKKFRQDLYYRLHVLHHEIPPLRNRKEDIKYIAQAYLTKAEKTISDRAQAKLNFHNWPGNIRELYNCLDRACNLAGDGEKIENRHIKF
- a CDS encoding tetratricopeptide repeat protein; the protein is MAISVVDQGKKLLSKKKYNDVISLLEPHVVEYRDSFAFHFYLGLASFHVGDIQGAMDYFLRARQIKPTDSDLLSTYAAMALRRSLTTEAVEYYLQALEHNPNCKLAKKGLDIIRKNNSPEKLGNFVQSGKIKTLFPRPGHEEKKGRSIAVALVLGISIISFVFIVPYITKTRNFSDSGRANLEEFKLDSNERKYAVDMEGSYIYVLTQSQILKAYSDAQTYFNAHRDNAAQVEINRLLSSNASFSIKQKSRLLMDYFEEPGFDNIQDIYSYAQVKQEPLLYLDCWVVWKGMPANIQTGTYSTAFNLLVGYDTKQILEGVVPVFCDFVSKIDPDRPVNVLGQIIIKDGTVCLKGKGIHQTQKPAEND
- a CDS encoding tetratricopeptide repeat protein — translated: MKKILILFFLLFTVNAFTQNYADYMSSGLDAYARSDWSSALFSFQKAMEVSKNSLDEPLYWLIMANASARNYTVALNDIETFLKRFPNSSKAAEVIYQQGRICCLSAKHDQSINILYGFLRKYPNHRQTASAYYWIGENLYMVGRLKDARTIFSRVIIDYPSSAKVEPSRYKIALIDQASTQDELLKLLKISHEELLKLSEESEKNKKIYEQTIAAYQRQSSDAGGDMRIAELSEQLKMERKHNEELHDQLVMLELKNQELLATLAKMDAKYTSEMAADGETPAADYSDPKAKRAAIEALIKKAKILQSMYNQLLEGNGQ
- the rpe gene encoding ribulose-phosphate 3-epimerase produces the protein MDRCFKLSPSLLSADFSKLGEELAFIEKHGGDWVHIDVMDGQFVPNLTFGAPVVKSIRPCSKLVFDVHLMVNNPENLVSAFADAGADYFTFHAEASIHADRLIADIRSHGMKAGVSIVPSTPVGILEEIAPLADLILVMSVNPGFGGQKLIPYCLEKVKRLRSLREEKNYNYLISVDGGIDSKNVGSVIDAGADVIVSGSAFFSGDLRI
- the tmk gene encoding dTMP kinase — protein: MIGLMILPNFVVFEGIDGSGTTSQIRLLKERFESEDKSSLVSFTQEPTSGPIGTLIRSALQGSFKLAPETMTRLFAADRCEHIYGLQGILKQVNDGRAVFSDRYVFSSLAYQTAAGAADLAKLQNDGFPLPEFLFFFDLPVDISMNRVMGRSNVLEIYEEKTFQYKVQDEYKKIIDEYRLKEPNMNIVIINAVEQIEEIHEKLWSILKDLPKI
- a CDS encoding translocation/assembly module TamB domain-containing protein; the encoded protein is MENIKKRRIIEIIVFLAIVVSSLIVFYPAAKALEKQLVYVRDKLIKTVEDEFEIKITYESISPSFFDRIKIRDVTIYNAATNEKIAHFSLLYIDYRLISLIKKDFTSVIASLGVYDGIIDFNIEKNKNILAKLNIEENAVDKTVKDRKKDESTESSLDISTIIEAGSQKIKNTKPIKLELKNIALNYSNKNSNIDFYTSSGKLTLDSGKIDVYINSNLRYSNFMQTNFPDLSTLININGSFYPGNMSASSILNFSDIRLGNIYIDKFSLFASYLDKTASITTMQDIQPIDVKGSWNLAENAGSINLECNDLKPLSVVSSSERMDILKELKDTAFTGQFNLTFARPEKLLWDTAFSIKLPKFQIAGNKIEKSILSFKADGNNDLINLKNLKLTNSDINLSAQGSYKIKEILPNFYLNISKFKLPSGENMAMNLNVSSNKNKIFLKIPRADIGKASLENIQGLFEKKTGKTDIYLSGKDPSGGFSIDGTWTHPSKNGSSGKNKGYLELHGTIDSISIENIYNGAVSVTELTVPMQKLLETSISPVQMTSEFYISSDFEHFSYNIIQAVLASKSKNGFYSLFSLQGNESSLNISDIDVLFNNMNLRGNINSAFEKDSMIFDSLLTLNDISYKVSGLLTDEMISIYGDYDINVNILKNVEKKLKGTIQVKELPVPFIDSLFSADTSFEYDNNKDWELTCNYAKLEYLGTDITKTDEGLEFYAEGYAKPTEVFFHNVKAGIKNKQLEGTAAINLIPSSDKNISQYATNLSLLDKNKTESFIFNSLFTLSDKIYFDGTCNIKDISLNRFFKKQKPENKIGAEFIFLGNKDSLSVKADVKNISFNLNGQNLEGKASAFIDNDKMNLYESSFKWGIHKIDNIEAFINPSEQKGALTFLYEAETKKQDNQENPDTKASFSFNFTSTADKKNTESQNIIENTIGLTSHFNIDMKISDWILAGQKGEGSIKASLVKEPNIIALYAGNNDEIYGFKTDDGLVSLHIDESLPFHLNIDGNLSQDNINLSVSNIGIDLAKVINLIPNNNIIKFSGGNVQGDLQISGTQKDPLFYGTLKGEELFCTSPGYSPDTYGPVDIPIQFDGTLISVPYTILHGKIGSLWGEASSEFIGWIPYYTTVNCGVLENTQALIKTKNIAFHADGRAEGKIKLEINPELITLEGDAYFDKGYFSVPFADLQKQSERTSAGSIHPAFYMNLNLNLGKKSEFRYPSTELPVLRALAYTENEPFNLNLDTSTGKFEMSGSAKIRTGEIFYIKRNFYIKEGELKILNSPFQQIEPIISVRAEIKDKMADGQPLTINLTAKDQHLDLERFRPVITTSPPMAMSDSDTMNLMGQVALGDLKNGNILKETLRNTSDILTNIGIMKKVEQEVRDFLHVDVFSLRSLLIQNVILENLFRSSKDKPLTIGNYFDNTSVYIGKYFGSAIYADAMLHLSYYDPLSAKTDVVRKSVYENLLFQPEIGFEMNTPFFQLRWHIAPSNLDSLFVSDTGLTLSWKFSY